The Desulforegula conservatrix Mb1Pa genomic sequence ACTACGAGCTTACTGCTCATCATCCCCCACATATTCCTGACCGCAAGCCGAACATTTCGACACGAGTCTTTCTATTCTCTCTACTCTACCAATTCCATATTTCCTACAAATCATCACGCCCCCTTAATATCCTTCCACGCGACCGCCACCGCAAACGCCTGCCAGATATCCTTCTTGAAGCCAAAGAAAAAGCCGGGTTCTTTTTTAGTCCCTTTACCTTTTCCCGGAACATTATAAGCAAATCGGTCAATCAGGCTCTGGATGACATTCGAATCTTTAGCCTTGGAAGAATTGCAAAGATGCGTTTTGATTTCCTGTCTTGGAATTCTTCCCCATGAAATACAGCGGAGTTCAGCCTCTTGTGCGAATCTGCCCGACCAGAAAACCGTGTCAAAAACTTCAACACCAACCGGCATGCCATAACTTCTGATTTCTTCAATCACAACCTGGTTGAGACTTCTGTCTCTAATGACACTCAGAATATCGTCATTAGTAATCAAACCAAACTCTTCAGGTTTATTCTGACCATCCCAAAGGACATATGCTGACTGTGCCGTTCCTGGATCAATAGCCATAATCATATGAGTCCTCATGCGGTCTCTTTAATGTAATCGTGAAGGATGTTTTTCAATCTGTTTTCCTTGGCATGTTTGGCTTTGTTGATTTCTTCTTCAGGAAAAAATCTGCCCACTTCGTTCAACAACGTCTTGACATCGGATGCTCTCCCTATTGCCATACCAATGATCTTTCCAGAGACTGTTTCAGTATTTTTGAGTTCATCGTGATATAACTGCATAAAAGATGCGGTGAAGGAACACTGGGTGCAAAATTCACGAACCCATAAATCACGGGTAATAATACTTGCTGGTAAATCTCCGCAGTCCAAGGCATACCGTGTCTCAAATTGATCCAGCACCACCAATACATCCGCTATTTCTTTTATGAGCTTTTCTTCATGGTCTTTTTCTCTATGCCATTGTGGGAGCTTAGATCCAAGAAGCCTCAAACCTGCTGCCCCCGCTTCCAGGCATTCCTCTACAAGCCTGTCTATCTGGTATTCCCATCCGAAAAGGATGATTACTTGTTCTGCAAGAGTTGTGTTCATTTTTTATCTCCAGATTATAAATACGGCTGAGTCAGGTCACAGGACATGAATCAGCCGTGCATTACAGCATCAGAACGGAATGTCATCATCCTTGGGTGGTAGATACTGATCTGTTGGAAATCCAGGGTTATCGGTCATAGAAAACTGCTGTTGTGGTGGATACTGTTGCTGCTGGTACTGATGTTGTGGTTGGAAATTCTGTTGAGGAGGCTGGCCCATCTGGTTGTCATGGTTTTGCTGACCACCTTTGGCTGCTCCCACAAATGCGAACTCGTTTACATAGATGTCTGTGGTATAGCGGACTATTCCGTCTTTTTCATATTGTCCATACGAAAGTTCCCCTTCGACATAAAGCTGACTGCCTTTGCCGACATACTGAGTGATAACTTCCGCCGTCCTGCCAAATGCGGTACATCTGTGCCAGGAAGTCACGTCCGTGCCGTCTTTTTTTCTTTTTGATGTGGCAATGGAGAATTTGCACACAGCCATGCCGCCTTGAGTATATGAAAGCTCAGGATCACGACCAAGATTGCCCATGATGATTACCTTATTGACACCAGCCATTATTCACCGTCCTTTATGATTTTGTACCCCTGATCCTGGAGATATTTATGGAACTTGTAGGCTCCGCAAAGTTCCTCGCAATATGCCTTTACTCCATCCTTGATATCTTCGAGCCTGGGACATTTCACAGCATTGCAGTATTCGTATCTCTGATATTCTTTCACGCCGTCTCCATATCTTTTATTGCCTGCATTATCTGCACCGCAACCTGTGGAACTATTGCATTGCCTAATGATTTAAGTCTGTCCACCCTGTTGGATATCCCATCATCTCTTCCACAAACGGGGGATTGAGTCGGCCAGTTTGTCCATGCGTCAACAGAAAACCTGGTACTGAGTCCCTGTCTTTCTGCGATGGTGGGAGTGTTGAATTTTTCGAATCTTGAGCTGTTGGGGTTGGCATTATCTGCATGGCAATTACATCCTCTAATCTTCCCCTTGGTTTTTTTATCCTCTCCGGAGATCGTAGAGGCCCGCTCATCCCATCTGCACATCGGGGAGTTGGTAACAATGCTCTGCACGACGGCCATTTTTTTTGCATTGAAGGGGCCATCTGATTTGCGGTTGCAGTCGGAGTGGCCAATAATCCAGACCCTATCTCTTCTGTGCGGGGCGTTGACGGCACAAGCCGGAATAACAAACGCCTGTGTTTCGTATCCGATGCTTTCCAGGTCAGAAAGCACTTGGTCGAGTTCCATTTTGATGAGACCAGCAACATTTTCGCCAATAACCCAACGGGGCTTTGCTTCTTTGATAATACGCAGCATTTCTGGCCAGAGCGCACGGTCATCTTCTGAGCCTCTTTGCTTCCCGGCAACACTGTATGGCTGGCAAGGGAATCCTCCCGAA encodes the following:
- a CDS encoding nucleoside triphosphate pyrophosphohydrolase family protein, with the protein product MNTTLAEQVIILFGWEYQIDRLVEECLEAGAAGLRLLGSKLPQWHREKDHEEKLIKEIADVLVVLDQFETRYALDCGDLPASIITRDLWVREFCTQCSFTASFMQLYHDELKNTETVSGKIIGMAIGRASDVKTLLNEVGRFFPEEEINKAKHAKENRLKNILHDYIKETA
- a CDS encoding single-stranded DNA-binding protein, with translation MAGVNKVIIMGNLGRDPELSYTQGGMAVCKFSIATSKRKKDGTDVTSWHRCTAFGRTAEVITQYVGKGSQLYVEGELSYGQYEKDGIVRYTTDIYVNEFAFVGAAKGGQQNHDNQMGQPPQQNFQPQHQYQQQQYPPQQQFSMTDNPGFPTDQYLPPKDDDIPF
- the dcm gene encoding DNA (cytosine-5-)-methyltransferase; the protein is MRHLDLFSGIGGFALAASWAWPDHKIVSFCEIDPFCQKVLKKHWPDVPVHTDIKTLKGDSFGSVDLISGGFPCQPYSVAGKQRGSEDDRALWPEMLRIIKEAKPRWVIGENVAGLIKMELDQVLSDLESIGYETQAFVIPACAVNAPHRRDRVWIIGHSDCNRKSDGPFNAKKMAVVQSIVTNSPMCRWDERASTISGEDKKTKGKIRGCNCHADNANPNSSRFEKFNTPTIAERQGLSTRFSVDAWTNWPTQSPVCGRDDGISNRVDRLKSLGNAIVPQVAVQIMQAIKDMETA